TGCACCGTGACGACGACGCACGCCATGTCCACATCCGGGTTATTGACTTAGTCAAGCGGCGCCACTCGGGTAGCGTTCGATGTTGACAATGAACGGCAAGGGTAGGGTGGACTGGGGAAGCTGTTGGAAGGGAGATCAGGCCGTGTTGAATAATTCTTTTcatattcatattatttttttaaactccgGTTGAGACAGGATTGAATAAAACCGTAAAATGAGACATCCATGAGAAACAGGTGAACTGAGCTTTTTGTGTCGGTTATAAGCGGTGTGTGGGGGTGCGTGGGTACGTGTGAGATTAAGTGAAAGAGCGAGAcactgaatgtgtgtgtgtgagagaaagaaagaagttcatgtctttttttttaaatttatttaaaatcttgctTCCACATCCGCTGCCTTTTAAATGAACTATTGACCTccagttttattatttcagtataTCGTAAATGACAAACATGTGAAAGTTTGCACCTTTTGCTTTATTGGGAAACCTCTTTACGTGACATGGAAATCGTACCGAGCTCCACACAGTCTTGTTTACACGCCAGTTTGCTCTTGTTTAGGTCTCCATGTCCCCCTACCTCCCCAAACAAGAGGAGGGAAGCAATTTATTCGCCACGAGTTTCTTATCCCCTTGTCGTGCTCTGCAGACTGACGGCCGGAGATTAAGTGTGATGTATAAAagtccccctcccctcctcacACCAGTTAAAGTGCATCTACACACCGTCTCGTGGCGCACAATTATAAGAGACGGTGCGCTAATTAGCATATTCATAAGCACGGGTCACGAGGACGCTTGCTGCGAAGATGACCTCTGCCGATGTCTTCTCCGGACGCGTGCTGgtaatgacgtcacaacaaCCACGTCATAGAGTGGTGATGAAGTGGGGCCGATCAActgtgaaaacaacaacaacaagatgaTAGAGGAGATGATGATCATACGGAGGAGGGGGTAGGACCTGATGTTCCGACTCGCTGGGGGAGTATGTAGACTAAAGTATTGTTTACCGAGTCAGCAGCGGAGGCTGTGGGACAAAGAATTAGTCCTGTTGAGAAAacagataacagaaaaaaattatacgtacGTGATCGAGATCCGAACCTGTGACCTAGGATGTTCTGTCTTCGCCAACAGCGCTTAACCGCTGCGCCATCGCGCTACAGAGGACGAGACACGGGAGGAGAGGCGGAGGGATGAGAAAATGGGGGTTGGTTGACGGTTGAAAACATAATTGACAACTTTAGCGTGCTGGTCTTTGACACCAAAATAGCTAATTTGTTTCTTGCGAAATCTCGTGGCAGTTGTTGCAAGCAACTGAGGACAGACAGGCGAGGAAGCCGAGGAGGGGACTTTTACCCtcctccctcaaaaaaaaaaaaacctacagcaGGCCAAGATGGTTATCCGAGAGTACAAACCATCAACAACATGTTAGAAACTCACAGCTGAGGCACGCAAACGAGTCAGTAATTGCACCTCTACCCTATGCACACGTGACCTCTAGATGACGAACTCGAACGGCTGTGCTGATGGGAATGAATGTAGGGAGTAATGAGAGGTGGGGAAGGAGAGGGGTGTGGAGTTCGTTTCTTGGTGTGGTGTGCCGTGGCCCAGTGTAGGGGTGATTTTTCGTGTCTCAATGCCGTCCAGTGTCAGGGTGTCCTGACCACGACAACCTCGATCAATGGAGTCCCCAGCAAAGCATCCTTACTTGTAGGGTGGGGACACACCTCCCATAGTGGACATTCTCCCCTTCCAGCATCACCTGTCGAGTTTTGAGACTAACGACCTGAAGGTTAATTTTTCATTGACATCCACCCGGAGCTAACCATTCAGTCCACGGAACTCTCACTCCCAGCCTCTGTATCATAGTATCATGGTTTGGTGCTGTCATCATGGAAGTCTCTCATCTTCTGTCACATCCCATCCACCTCTCAGCCCCGCCATGAAAGTCGTTGTTCAAGCTCGTGTAATAACAGTCACGTGTCAGTTCACCACatcttgtataaaataaaaacatttcgaCATTTATTCATGTAGACAGCGCTGTCACATAACATTAGCAAACCATGAAGCTCATTTTATCAGAATTCTGACCCACCGAgtaaagaaaaagcagcaaggGTATACGGGGGGAGCTATAGCGACCCTTGGAAACTTCCAGCGCTCGtgatgtttgattatttttcttttaaattaaccTTCAGCTCGGACATTTCTCATAAACTCACCTTAACCTCTTTACTGTGTGCAAAGCAGGAAATCGTTTTTTCAgcacagaaatttaaaaaaatatgaagcagGTAACAAAGTACTAGGGCCACCTGTTGGCAGCCTTTCATTCACTCACCTGCCCACCTGTCGAGCGACTGTTACTTTTAAAAGTCCCGCTACAGGGCAAAGGTTAATGCCGAATCGTGAGCCTCACATTACTCCGGATTTCTGTTAAAGTGAACCACGAGttcatatacacatacatatatctaatatatatatctaaaataaagAAGCGCGTGAGACAGCAGCTGAGATAAGTGCTGTATCGGATTTTTGCACGTGTACGTGTATTcatgtaaatataatatatcTATGTGTGTAGGAGGATGGAAAGTGGTTGGGTGGGTGTTAGCGTGTCTGTACgtgctggtgtgtgtttgtgtgtgtgaaaaaaaaaaaaacaacaacaacccaacGAGGTTTCATAACGACCGTTTCTGAGGTAGGTATGAACATTCCTGATGTACACAGTTTCCAGGAACAGAATGGAATGTCGGTATGCAGCAGTCAGTTGCTGGGAGGATGGCATATCCTCCATCCATCGTTCAGTGTGATTGACTATGTCTGGTGatctgtttgtcagtctgtcggTGATTAGCGAGTCTCTGGACACCCGCGTCGCAACTGAAGAGGCAACTAACCCTTGACCTTTTGAGTGACCCCCTTGCTGTCCGTCTTAACCTCCTGACAACCTCCTGAGAAAATGAGATTTAGCGAAACCATCAAGAGCTTAATGCGAACGGGTGGACCAGCGAAATGGCCGAAAACCTAAAGATGGTGAAAGTTTGGTCGTACAgtcagaaaaattgaaaaaagaaaaagatttttgtacTTCATTCTTATATTGCTGACTTGCAAGGTCCCAGACATACTCGAACATCAGCATACTGATTATCTCGTGTGAAGGGGGTCGGGGGTGGAGAGCACGAGGGGGTAGTGTAGTCACCTCCAGCTCACTATTGGTCCAGTTCTAGAGGTCGTCAAGTTTCCGTTGCTAGGATGCAGATGTACGTCCGTTATCTTTCCTTCACTCCTAGAGAGCCTCAGCTCTCGAGAGATGGCGATCATAATGTCTACCTTGAGGAcacttcactttaaaaaaaaaaaaaatacctgccTGTCATGCTGAGTTTTATCTGCCTTTAGAGCCCTTCACCCATCTCCACAGTTTTTACAGCTCCGTACCCGAGTTGTCCTGTCCAGACCCGTTCTACTTTAGAAGTGCGCTGCCCTCTGGTGACAATGAACTGAGACATATAAACACACCGATTTCTTGAACCTATAAACCCCCCATTGATACATGTAACATCACCGCATCCCGAGCTCTCATGATTACAGACATTATTATCACAAGTATAATCAGAGATTGTTGTCAGCTCACCGCACTCATCGTCCTCTCCAGTTATAACGAGAGCAAACAAGAGAGAAGTTTGTTGTTGCATcagtaaaaatagttttattgtttgatttatCTAAGTAGAGGCGGTGACactttattctaaaaaaaaataataaaaaataaaaaaaactgcgaCTGAGTTTTATGACTTTTCAATGCAAAGAAAGTCTCCATAAATTTCATACGGTGATGGTGTCTTAGGGCCCTCGTGTGCTGCAAGTAAACACGAACGCCGATGTAAATATGAACAATTGTGTAGCAAGTAAATATGAACACATGTGTAGCAAGTAAACACGAGTGCTCATGCATCTCCTCACATAGTCTCCgccgtgtcaaaggtcaggaaTATGCCAGTACCGTCGTTGGTGGGGACCTTTGACCCCAGCTCATGGCTGATTTAAAGAAGATTTCGGCGAGTTCCAACAACTCTGGTTAGAGATAATTTTACAAGTTTGTGAagacatttgtttgttgattgAGTTAGGATGGATGGGTACTTATGTACTGCCGATGTTCATGGCTGACTGTGTTTGAGGTGTAATGTGAGCAGACTCGCAAAGTCCTTCAGCACCTCTCTCCAACCACCTTCTCGCCCTCAAGTTTGCTTTTTACAATGGGGGAGGAGGAACAGGGTAGGGGGAGACACAGGTAACACGGTTAGCTTTCTGTATCACTATGACGACTGACCTGAAGGAGGATCAGCTAACTGTGGTAGTTGGTATCGGATTGCCCGCAGGGAGAGAAAACAATCTGCTCGTGCTTTATGTTTTTCTAGCTTCATCTCCTCCCTGTGACACCCGAGAACAGGGGCGTCCGTCCTGGTAATGAGGGGTGGCTGATAAGTTACCTGTTCAGCAACGCAGGTAATGATTACTAGCCACCAGGTGAGCGAGAGAAGTTAGTAACTGGGCAGTCGTTTGTCGAACTGCTGGAGCGGACACAGTCGAGTTCTGTTTACCGATACATGTCTTCTTTTTGTAACTTTCTAAGGATTATGGaccataaataaataagaaacacaCGCATGGCTAAACACTGATCACCCCTCGCAACCAGTGCGGTAACCATCCAGTGATCTTCTTCCTTCCAAAGATGATAGATTATAAAATCGTTCACTTGATGATTTACTTCATTAAACATTCAGCCTGGCAAGCTCATCCATGGTCGAGTCGTACATTGACTCACTCAGAGCATATAAAACTCACATAACCTATGGTCAGAAGTGTCCATAATCAGAGACATACTTCAGCCAAGGGGTGATTTACCTGTCTCTACCACTCGTTCTCCTGCTTAAACTGTCGAGACATCACACTGCAAGGATTGTGAAGAGAAAAGGGTATGGGTGTAGGGTAGGACACGGAGGACTTCGAGGTACCTCGTACAGAATGGCGGGGTGGGGAAAGGGGTAGCAACACCAAAGCCAACCAAACAGTCCCATTGAACAACAAAGCAATCCATTACCAAGCctcaatttattaaaattaattaaacacaacaaaaaatcccATTGTCACGTTTCATCAAACCCTTattaaaattcattgaaatatttccatttGACAGTCAAGGAGACTACCTCCCCAACTTGTGGAGCAAGATGAGCTAAATATAGCCAATGGTCGTTGGGAAAATATACGGCGCTGGTTATTTAACGGTCCCCTGAGAACTCTCGCATAAATAAGTCAGTCTTGAGTACCTCCAAGGCAAGACAGCGAGTGCTGTAAAAGTATGGGGAACAATCAACTTTATTCAACAAACAGCAGAAACTGCTTGCACCCAGCAGTGCACCGCATGGAGATGGAGGGACTGAGCGGGAgcgagtgaaagagagagaaggagggagaaaggagTGGGGAGAACATTTATGGGAGGACTACAAACCACTGTCAGAGAGCTGACTGTGTGAGAACCAATAAAGTGCCGGTCTCTTAAAAGCTCGTTTTGTGTGCAAGATGAAGTCAGCAACCGTTGGAAGTCTGTCGGTTTATGTGTTCGCTGGTCATGACAATGACAGGGGGGACTATGGACATAGTGTTTGATGTACAGGTGCAAAGTCTACACACTAACGGTATCAAGGTGTCAAGAGAACTGTAACATCAAATTCTTTTGTATTCTCAAATATTGTAGCATTAAAAACAGAACTTGTGGGTAGACTTCTGAAGGACCTGTTGTCACCTAGTCACCTCCACAACACAAAGCATGTCTGGGAgacttttgaaaaagaaagaaaaaaaaagagaaaaaaataagaaaaaagaaaaaaagaaaaaagaaaaaaaagaaaaaagaaaaaaaaagaaacaaaagaaacaaaagaaaaaaataagaaaaaagaaaaaaagaaaaaataagaaaaataaaataaagaaataaaaaataaataaaaagaagaaaaaagaaaagaaagaaagaagaagctaGATACTATTGAGCTACCCTACCTAGTGCGAGTTTCCGTCAAGCTCACAACGTGGCTCATTGACTACGTGCTGGCCACGTAGTGTGGGTAGGAGTGAGCCACGGCGAACATGGCGTCACTGTGTTACACTTTATGATGGACTGCTTTctgttcaataaaaacaaacttactcTGTAAGCTTTTATTTCCAGTCGAGGTGACGAGGGCTTTATGAGGACGTTCGTTGTTTGTTCTGCACTTGAATGTACCAGGATGCGTACCTTGGACGGAGGGCGTAGACAGGCTGATGAATGGTCTGTTAAAAAGGGTGGAAAAAAGTAGCAGAGCGCATAAAGTCTGTCTATAAACATCTGATTTGTGTCTTTGATCAGCAGAGTAATGCTAATGGCTCAGATAAAAATTCTattctccccaccaccaccaggtTTGAGGCATTGAatccacttttaaaaaatatcaccttctgctcttcctctctttctatCTATCCAAATTTTCCTTTAAGAGCGACTGGGTCTGTTGTGTGCACCGAGTGCATGTTAGAACACGAGGATCAAACCAATCTAGTAAAAATCTTTATTCCTAAGAAGCAAAATGCTTAGCCTCGATCCGAATGAGATTCGAACCTGCGCTGAACAGTTGAAGGCGCTTAGCAGAGAACAGGTCCTGCTTCTCATTGAAAAATTCATCAGTATGTCAGTCATTTACATTCTTAATTAACAATGTGTAATATTCATCTATTTACCAAATTTATTGTAGATTACAATATTTGCTGAGCTGTTCTGGAGTCTCCCCCGTTATACAATGAACCCACAACCCCTTCCTTCCCTGTCGGCAGCTTGTGTGCATGGTACCTACAGGGAATGGGGAGATAAGTGCCCCACAGATGAATTAGGTTTGTCTGTTCACCTTGAAGAGGTGACTGCAGGAAGAAAAGGACAGTTCACGGccaagatggagagaaaagagggACGAAAAACCCGCCTTCTGCAAGGACACAGCTTTTCTGGGAGATAAACCTTTTCTCAGGAATGAAAGGTGGACAGATGGTCGGAAACAACACTTTGATGAAACCCGAGGACCATGACAATgcatggagagaaagagggagaagaggaaagagagggagagaaagagagagaagaggaaagagagggatgagagaaagagagaaataggagAGGAGGATGAGGTACATGGTAGGCCGCGGAGGAGGACAGGTGGGGTGGGTTGATTGCCAGAATATTTTTGGCATCGTGTTGTTAGGTCCTCGTCCTCTGTGTGCAGGCCTGTAGTTTACGGGTACATGTATGTGAATCAACAAATCACCGTTTGACAACCACTCTATACATTGCAGCACGACCAGGCTGCGTGACACGGGTAACCGGGGTGTTTGCCATTGTCGGGAGGGTGTGCACGCTGGgcaaacatatatttatatacacacaacgGACTTACATCACCTGGCTTCTGTGCTCCCCtccaacacacagacactcactcactcatacactctcacacagacacacacactctttctttctctctctctctctctctcacacatacacactctctgtctctctctctcacaccttttcaaatgtttttaagaaaCACGGATGTCTGGTTCAAAACAACTAGCATTCAATTCATAGCTTATCAGTTCATCTCCCAGTTGTGAATTTTCGTACACttcattttttaactttctgtatttgtttaatCTCGAGGTTTATACTTGGGATCTGTAGTGTTATGGTCACATGATTACTCACTACTTTCTGAGGTCCTTaatattcttgttttaattgttgtccACGAGACAggagaaaaatatattaaaaaatcatgGAAAACAACGAAACCTCTCTACACCCACGAGCATCTTGACAATATTTGGCATGAAAGAATCAGCAAAACAATCCTTTAAATATACTTAATTAAATAAACTACAATTTTATGCGAATATTTATGTTCCCTAGTTGCCAAGACTACAGATGATGTTGACACCAACGGTCCAGCTGAGCATCTGTGTTTTTTCTGTGTCCAGGATGGAGCTGGTGTGGCACGGCGAGTTCGACCGGTTGTTTGGCCAGTACTACCCGCACACGTGGTACCTCATCCCCACCTTCCTGGCCCCCAACGACCGGTGGAGAGTGTTCAAGGACAGCGCTAAGGTTCGCTTCTCCTGCGGGGTAAGTGTCCTTTTCTCTATTACTTCAGTACTCCAGTGTCATCACACGTGTCATCATCCTAGTGATGACCATACGAATGTCAGCATGAGGGAGCGAGAAAGTGGACTCGGGAATAAAACTGAGTGAAGTGGAAAATGGATAGGAGtgagcgaaggagagaaggaagagaaagctAAAGGAGAGGGAATGGTTTTGATTGGTTTGCGACAACCAACGTGCTGGCCAATCAACTTTTAAAGAGTGCAGTTGGGGAATATAATTCAAAGAGGATATTGTTAAGAGTAAAGTgatatgacagcaacaacaaccaagGGTTAGAACATAAAGGTCAACTTCGAGTGGTATGGAAGGAGAGGGGTAAAAGGAACAATCAGTGGAGGGAGAGTAAACAGCGAGAGGGATCGCACACCGGGGGTCCATATTGTGAAATAGGAGTAAGTCATTTCTCCAGTACACAGTCGGGAACTCCAGGAATAGTCCAAAGCTATGCCAAGACCCCGCAGACACcactttatgtttctttaacCCCAGAGCATCTTTGCTACCAATTTAGAACTACTACTCCAGGGATAAAACATCTGTAGACACCTCTATATAACATCTGagacaagacgcttgtcctcgAGTTGCCAATGTTGCCCTCGGTTGGCAACTGCGTCCTGGAGGGGATGGCAGTCGGTGCAAGGAATGTCAAAACACATCTCAACAAACACCTttagagacaaaaatattttgagctTTCAAGCTCCCTCTTCACATTCTACTCAAAGTTTCTTCTGTCCCTGTAGACAGGACAAGCAAAGGTTAATGTGATGCAGCGAAAGGTGCACGGAGTGTGACTCGACAGATAAATTTCATGTAGAGAAACCAGCGAGTGTCACACGTATCTGTGATAAGAAGACATCTGATTTGTATTCCACGcacaaataaaatagttcaGTGCGCGCCTTATCTGTTATGTAAACGGTTATCGCATTGCCAGTGTTAGGAACAGGCTGGAGCAGGTTGGAGTGGGATTGTACCCGACTTTCACCGCATATCGCCCTGGCTTAGAGGAGGAAGGATTATACAGAGAGGGCATGAGGAGGAATAGTTATATCGGGCTTAGGaatctctccctttctccctctctccctctctctctctcacatgcccacacacaaacatacaccgatccgagaaaaaaaagtttgtgtagGAGGAAAGATGTTGGCATGTTTAGCTGATATGGTGAATGATGTTGGTGAGGTTACAAAGAAATTGTAGAAACAGAGATGTTACATGGGGTAAGGGGGCGTGACCCCAagttgtttacaatgtttaGGTACACCAGTTAGATGGTAGCCCTTCTCTTCACCTTTGACTTCCTggataaatcaggtacccgtATGAGCTCGGTAAGCAGGAGGAATGTTGTAGTCGTAGGCGTGAGCAGGTTTCGAACAGTGACTTTCATTTCCAAAGTTTAATGAAAAGTAAAGGTGTACATACCTACCTACTAACCAGCCAGGTTTGAGAGAGAACTCCCTGATGTAGCTAAATTCCACTCAGTGATTGTTTTCCAAATCAGTGCAATCTGGGGTACCATCAGCAACGACAAACTGCGAAAGAAAGGTCACAGAGAATCTGTTGCTATTGACCTTAGCTCACACAGGACGTTACAGAATTTAAAACTACTTAGAtatgtgtttaaaaaacaaaacaaaagaaagtagaaGTGCCCGGATGTTGAACTACTTCTGGTTGTGTGTTCTCCAGGAGTGCGGTCACGGGTGGACCTCCATGAAGGGGCGCGTGATCTTCTGGTTCAACCTCAACTACGCCGCCAACGCCGGGTATGTGCTGTTCAAGCTGTACGGTCAGCAGTGCCAGAAGTGCAACAACGGCAAGTTTGAGCACGCCATGTGGTACCCGGAGGAGGTCGTCAAGGTGAGACACAGTCACACCCCTCTCCTCTTCTTCCACCATCTTTCAAACCTTTGACCATTTTACACACATCGCGAACAATATCAGGACATATAAACGAGTCGGAGGGTAAGCTATTAATAGCTAAATAACTGTTATGTCACAGCCAGTAACAAGTGACAGTAACACTGCATTACACGTAACAGTAACGCTTTCATATAATAATGACTAACATGTCTGCCATAAAGCCAAGAATTCAATGTAACATGCATCCGATCACTTTTTGGCGCCAGTAGAAATGATGAgctgacctcttgacctctttGCCCCCGCAGGTCATCGGCAACGTGTACAACCGCGTGGGTCAGATCTTCTACGGCTTCGTGCGGCCGCCGCTGCGGATCGACAGGCGCCAGGGCAAACCTCGCAACCAGCACAACGCCGAGCTGTGCCAGGC
The Pomacea canaliculata isolate SZHN2017 linkage group LG2, ASM307304v1, whole genome shotgun sequence genome window above contains:
- the LOC112556358 gene encoding receptor-transporting protein 3-like isoform X1, with translation MIGTFVQKPGLEPEMMLITTPQVPLSPLSPAVSISPIDLSKCNDTDLGLFLSQRMELVWHGEFDRLFGQYYPHTWYLIPTFLAPNDRWRVFKDSAKVRFSCGECGHGWTSMKGRVIFWFNLNYAANAGYVLFKLYGQQCQKCNNGKFEHAMWYPEEVVKVIGNVYNRVGQIFYGFVRPPLRIDRRQGKPRNQHNAELCQACKEGLCKEEWTFS
- the LOC112556358 gene encoding receptor-transporting protein 3-like isoform X2, producing MHLVNEVVTYVTSGVTVPAPISPSASMELVWHGEFDRLFGQYYPHTWYLIPTFLAPNDRWRVFKDSAKVRFSCGECGHGWTSMKGRVIFWFNLNYAANAGYVLFKLYGQQCQKCNNGKFEHAMWYPEEVVKVIGNVYNRVGQIFYGFVRPPLRIDRRQGKPRNQHNAELCQACKEGLCKEEWTFS